ATAGAACCAGCCATAGGCATTTGCGTATGTTTAATTCTGATTTTATCCATCTTAGGCATGACTtcttcctgccccccacccccaaatcagGAAATGATTTTACTTCCTGGTGGTGAAAGCCTTGAATTGTTAGTGCTTAAGGGAAAATACTCTAAAATGCATTGTGTTTGTTGTAAATGAAATTCCGATCATGCTTGTAACCACTGTACTTTGCTATCAAACTCACAACAGCCAAGTTCTTCCTTTGATCAAGGTGAATTGAAGTGTGTCTGCCTGAATTGTTTCACACGGTGTCTTCTCCAACATCTAGGTGAGCACAAAATGCCGAGGCCTCTGGTGGGAGTGTGTCACAAATGCTTTTGATGGGATTCGCACCTGTGATGAGTACGATTCTATATTTGCTGAACACTCCTGTACGTATGCCTTAGACATCACCCTTGTCAGGGAGGGAAGACCAAAGGAAATTGAACTCAGGTTTCcattatgtgtttttgttttttactattcTATATTAAGGTTCTGTCCAGTTTTAAGTGTTTCAATTAGAAATTTAGtttatttctaaaatgtgaaTTGGAACATTTTTAGCATATTTTATCTTTTCCCATGTATTTATAAATTCCTTTAGGGTAAAAATATTATCTTACTCAGTTCTGCTCTCCCACAAAAGGTCTGGTATAGTGTCTTATACACAGCAGGCTTAgagtaaacaatttttaaattgaaatgaaatCTTCAGGGTGCAGTGATTTTATGATTAGAATTGACTGGTTAGATGAAAAGCATTTCGGAGATGTCTTTTAGCTATGACTTAGGTCAGATAGAAAGTTTACAGTATTTCAATGGATGACTTGTTAAGAAAGAGAGACAGTGGATATATAggggcagagacagagacagaaaaacagataGGGAGACAGATAGGCAAAGAGAGACCAGACTGTGGGATCAGGGagtgaaaaacattaaaatatgtgaCACATTCTTAGCAGAAATAATAAAGCCATCTCCTTCACCTTCCCTACCTTTAGCTTTAAATTATAATTAGGTGTTAACAAGGCCCATGTTTCTATGAATAAAAGATTTCATAGATTGAAAAACCTTATTACTGAttctctcaactcttctccataccatttatttatttatttgtgtgtttgtttatttatttacttattagaaCATCCAGTCGTGCCAAGAAATACTGGTGCTGTTATTAAAGCAAATTGGTTTTAGTCTCTTTCAAATCAAATGATGGGTGGTGGTACAATATCACAACTTCTTTTCTCAAGATAAATGAAAAGTAAACCCTTAGAATGTGACTTTTCCCCTGAACAGCTATTTCGGTCCAGGGAAAAGCACTTAAAAGGAGCTGTGCTCTACAAATATCTTTCTCTGCCATTTAGGATTTGAGTGcctgaaacattttttaattcataaagcttttatttcattttttagaaaaaggccttttatgttttcctcttttttcccttcttgcACTAACCTAGTTCTATCTACAAAGAGGCACGGTTTGGTCAATAGGAATGGGCATTCATGTTCATGTGGACCTTAGGCTCTTCCAGAAATGCAGTGCTATGGTTAGAGttgagaagaaaatagaaagatgaaatatttccaacttttaaatatttgttatgtACATTTatgtaagaagaaaataaaattattcataagCCTACTACACAGAGAAAATcactgtttatattttaaaatggtccTTTATCTTTTGCCTATACTATCTCACATTTgtcttttgatatatttttacctattactttcaaataatatactaaaaatccattaattttctttaaaaaattctatcatATGCTTAAAGACAAGAGAGATGAAAATGTGttctaagaaaataatacaaCTGTACCCTCTAAGTTAGGATGTTACCTGTAAGAGagtaggattttatttttagtctttggTATCTTTTATACAATCACAATTAGATCACCTTTCTCATTACCTTGTATACTTAGAGTATTTAGACCCAGATGCCTTTTTTAGGGTTCCTGTTGATACTGTTAATTTTAACCCTTCTCCATCCCCCAAATCAGGGTATTTAACTTTATTCTGGCAGCCAAATCTCAGATAATCTCCAAAAGGAAATTCCTGGCTGGCCAGCATTAGCACTCTCTTGCAGAGCTGCCCTCTTGGAACTGGGCTAGCCATGTGGCCCCTGGATGACACCATAGGCCTGAGTCCTGTAGTTCCACAGACCATCTGAGACACACTTTGTATGGGAGCAAGGGTCAGAGAGCGGAAGACCAGGGCCCACAGTGATTTCAGGGCACCCCATCCAGATAGCAACCCTGGCCCTGTTGATCCCAGGTTCCAGAAGAGGACTTAGAAAATTTCAAGGGAGGCACTCCAAAATGGGGGACCACTTGGTTTGGGGTGCTGAATAGGAAGCCCACTTATATATAACATTTGAGGATCAAGGAGATCTGCGAAAATATAAAAACTGATATCACCTAATGAgttacatatttttctctttccttaatttggaaaaaaaaaaaaaaaaaaagaaccttagaTTTGGCCTAAATTTGAAATTTgagcctaaattttaaaaaataatgtcacaTTTTGAGATCTTAAATATTCACCTATTAATAAGGTAGAAACTGATTTTATGCATTGATTTCCTCTCTTAGAtggattataaaaatattttatatttgaaatgagGAAAATTGGCCACATTTTTACAAGCCATCTATAACTAAATAGCCCCTAAAGTTGTCTCATCATTggggaaaaattatttcaatacAAGTAAACTCCAGATcactatgaaaataaaacataattatgaTACCATCAAAGGAATAAATTTTATTACTCCTCTCCAGTAGCCAGCTAAAGTAACAATAGTTCTGACTTCAGATAATTAACCCTCCGTTTGTGACAACATTATTCTAGTTTTAATTTAGTGTCACTGGGACTCACAGGTGAGGAGGCTTTTACAGTTGATGGTGCTCCCATTGCAGGTGACTGCTACTATTCTACTTCTATTTACCTGATCTTCTCTTTCCTGGACTTTCCACCACATATTCTCATTGGCAATAGCTTTAAAATATGCTTCGTTGACAATGCAAGGTTGAAGGGTTAATGCAGAGTGTTGGCCGAGAAGGGTCACAACctgaaggaataaaagaaaataaatagtctTCTGTTTAATAACGGAAGCTCCTTCTCCTTCTAAAGATCTGCTGATGGCTCCTACCTGAACTGGCATGAGATGTCTTGAAGTATTTTATTCTGCTCCCCTATTTTAACCaatttgttacatttttttcaataacaCTTCAAACAAATGtagtgattatttatttattgagtatttattggTTGTCTTCAGAAGAAGAGATACTCTACTTTCAATTCAGCATTAAGCTAATACTTGTGAATGAGACTCATTCCAAAACAGGAGGCAAAAAGGAAATAGTTATTTAGTCCCCACCTTATGGCAGGCATTTTACTAGATGGCCAACAAGACTATAATAAGCAGTCCTTAACCAAATAATCCTGTTGATAGTCTCATACTACTTTTGCATTTTATGAAAAATTAAGGGTATTTATTTTCAAGTTCATGCATATTTAAAGTCTGATTTTATTCAGTGGGCATGTGTTAATGTACGTGGTTGTCTGTTATTTGGTATACCTCTGTGTAACATGTCTCCTTCCTCTGATTATGCTGAAACCACGTGCTCTGATCTTCTAGTGAAGCTGGTGGTAACTCGGGCACTGATGATTACTGCAGATATTTTAGCTGGATTTGGATTTATTACCCTGCTCCTTGGTCTTGACTGTGTGAAATTGTTCCCTGATGAGCCATACATCAAAGTCCGCATCTGCTTTGTTGCTGGAACCACATTACTTATAGCAGGTATTGGTCTGGACTAGTGATGGGGATAAAGATACTCAACTAAGGTCTTGGGATGAAGAGGGGTGCTGTTCTGAAGTAGTTCATTTTAGGATAATATTTGACTTGTTTTTCTAGATTGAAGGAATAAGGAGCACATCCACCAACCCTGCTTTCCTTAGTTTTGGAATCAGATAATTAATCTTTTGTTAATATCCCTGGGCAGGGTTTATTGATGTCCTCGAActattttttaactatttaaaaagttatataaagctttaaattaaaaaaaaaaatgtgattattCCTGAAGTTAAATCCTAAAATAAGCCTCCAACCGCCACCTTCTTGCCTGTACACACCCTTACCAGTTCTTCATGGCAATTAACTAAATTGTACCAAGTCCTGTGTTAGACTTTTCTCATGTGCCAACTCACATGATCATATCTGTAACAATAAACAGATTATGCTGTTATCTCTACTTAAGAAGCTGGTGGATAAATGGAGTTCTGAAGACATAAATCAAGCATGAGTAATAAACAATAAATCAAGAATCACTTTATATGGTGTTTATTAGTGAAACAGCAATATTTTACTGAGGTCTGTCATCAAATTCAATTTAGTCTTCCTTTATCACCATGTCTTTTTTGGATCGCAATACAAGTTGGGAGGAAGTACactgtgaaagaaatcaaagtgtAGGAAGATTGAAAACCAATGTGTCCaccctccagagagaaaaccatcTTCTTTTATGGTAGCAGCAAAAAGTTAGCAAatgcttgtatatatatatatatatatatatatatatatatatatatatatatatatatatatatatataaaatgtgtgaCCTTAGGCCAGTTAATCTGTCTCCTTTACTTGGTCTGCAAATTAAGGTGAAGCCTCAGCAATAATATCTACTCCTAATTGTTGTTGTAAAGATCCCAATGTGGGCAGAGTAAGCCCATAGCTGAAAGTCTCACCCATCACATAGTCAAGAGTGGGGCCTCCCTGATATTTTCACACAAGGCCCTAAGGATCCTTAGGTTGTACTAAAAAGTCTCAAGAATttagtacttttttttccttttaaagatatTCATTCCCATATCCAGCCTAGTGATAACATAAAGCTTTTGTATGTAACAACGTGTTCATGTAACAAATTTAAACATCATTTAATGTTTTGCAATTTTATTCTAGAATGCTTTTTGAGACATCACTAATCTACtccattttttataaaatagcaaaacgaattaaatttaaagaaaaataagtcacTGAAGAAAATCCCTGCAGGAACCGCTAAAGAGATACTAAATTAAATTGCCAGAGATGGTCAAAGCCTTGGAATCATCATTTGAAATTAGTATaccatgtatatatttatatatatacacacacacatatatatatacacacagatagatatatacacataactAAAAGTGGGGTCTTGTTGctcgccgctcaaaagccaataaagaggtaaagatggtggaaaggaaagtttgctttattttggatgcagGCAACCAGTGGGGAGGGCAGACAGCTGTCCAAAggctcaccgcccccccccccgacaatcggggggcaagagcttttataggtgGAGGGAAGGGGCTACATGTAGAAACagtacagtcagctctgacaacCATCTTGAAATcggtcatcggtggtctgaccagcatcctcttgattgttttaattacagttaatcttcagttccagggtcagtttgttcccatttctttgaggccagttctcggaattgtgacagcttatgtcatggctacagtctgctcatcatgtagttaacttcttccacctggtaggggtttcagtatctacaaaacagctcaaaggatatggctcagagtaCTATCCATAGCCCTtcagaaggaactaaaggtccttgaatTTGCTTACTGACTAAACTATCATTGTTTTGTCCTGTctgactgcttttcttttcttctgcattttctcacatctctgattaaacttattctttggctaaagtttttccacagacaaaaggcagactGAGGACATGGGGGAGAAAGGAccgtagggtcctgctccgtttcacacacacacatatatatgtgtgtatatatatatgtgtgtgtatatatatatgtgtgtgtatatatatgtgtgtgtgtgtgtatatatatatatgcatatgtatatatatgcacacacatatatatatatatatgtatatataccgtgatctgtttttaagtttcaaaaaaaGAGTTTTCATCCTAAACCTATGGGTTACAGTATTATGGAAAAGGTGTGGTAATTTACATCCTGTATTTTAATGGTTACTATGTGTTCATGATCTGGTCCTTCTTAAACTTCTTGCATTAAACAATTGGGAAAATAATGCAATTAAATTGTGACTTCAATAGATATCACAGACAGACTTATTAGAGAAAAAATGTGAGAGTTTCTTGGGGGTTACAGATTTCAGAAACACCATTTTCATATAGCCTTTTGTCTCACAACTCCCCACTCTTTTTTCTTACCTCTGAGCCCTGACATGAAATTTATACCTTTAAAGCAAGAGGACTCTAGTGGCATCGTTTCAAGACAATCAATTTTCAGAAAGACTaatctgtgaggattaaattttatttaaaatgaacaaaatttctTAGTCTATCCTAATATGGTGTGGGAGTGTTAGATAAATTTTCAATTTCTGCTTTAGTTATTTGTTTTTAACCTCAAAGTACTAAAATGAGGACTTTAAAAACATAGTTTCCATATGGGTGCTGATTATGTAGCTGACATAACTTCAGTCATGGGTCTGGGGAGCCATAGAATACTCttaaatacaatacaatacaatactcTTAAATCtccttggatttaaatttttaaaaggcctgCATTATTTTTAGCAATTTTCATCTCCTTCAGGTGCCCCGGGAATCATTGGCTCTGTGTGGTATGCTGTTGATGTTTATGTGGAACGTTCTTCTCTGGTTTTGCACAATATATTTATTGGCATCCAATATAAATTTGGTTGGTCCTGCTGGCTTGGAATGGCTGGGTCTCTGGGTTGCTTCTTGGCTGGTGCTGTCCTCACATGCTGCTTATACATCTTCAAAggtaagaacaaaataaaatagcacaCTTCCTTGCCTCCAGTATCATTCCTCCCAACCCAATGGAAACACATCTCACCAGCTCAAAGTAATGCTGATAACTTGATCCCTACCTATTACCATTAGAAATTTCAGTTGTTCAAGGACAACTGATTTGCAATACTAGAACCTTACTATCCTGTTAGTGgtatatttgttgaaaagaaaaaaaaaaatactacagctACAACTGTAtctaatattcaaatatataatgGTTATTTTGATGTGTCATAATCTTATATATCTCACTTCACCCAATCAACTAAATTTATATCTAGAGTTAAACAGAGAAGTAGACGGAGAGCCAAGTCAAATGCATACTTGTTGTTAAAGAGTGTAATGTGTTACTATTGGGTTTCTCAAAGtgtcactgaaaaaaaataaggaaatccctCTTcccataagaaagaaaagaaaaggaaattacatgactgaattttaaatctaaaaataacTTCAAGTTGAAAATCTTAGAGTTTCTTCTAGGTTCTTAGATGATTCCttcttataatatttatattattgccTCTTTTGGGTAAgagtatataaaattatattttccccCAAAGTTTACTGagccataattatttttatatcgcTATGTCTATTTCTTCCAAACAGATGTTGGACCTGAGAGGAACTATCCTTATTCCAGGAGGAAAGCCTATTCAACTACAGCTGTTTCCATGGCCCCGTCATACGCAGCCCCTCGGACACAGACTGCCAAAATGTATGCTGTAGACACTAGGGTGTGAAGTGACACATATCAGTCTGTGTGTATATGTTGTTTAACTAACCAATCAATATGTTCAAGCTAATAAAATAGCTGGCCAATCCAGGGACAGTTATCTAGACTTCCTGTTCAACTAAATTAATTGCTTAGCTTAATCAAAAAGTTTGATTCTCCTATCACTTCTCCTTCTCAATTATTCTTATATTCTTCCACATTCTTttaccctctctctctcacacatatacacacgtacacTTTCCCTGTATTTTAAGATAAGGTTGCTGGGATATAAAACTGTTTGTTGTGATACTGCTGCTAGAGATAGTGACATGgtgatattaaaattaaatgacacTTTAAGAATAGACAACAACTTTCAAAAGAGGTCAGAGAGTCTAACCTTTGAAAGGATTGACAAGCTCTTAGCTCTTTCCCTGGCTTTTGGCTCACTTTTTGTATTCTCAACTGAGTGAGTTATTTGATAACTTTGAAGAAGATGATTCTTCCAAATTCAAACCAGTATATCAAAACTTACCATTGCTCTGATActgttaaaatagaaaaagaaaataacagcttCATGTACCAGCCACTGGTGGGAGTTAAAGATAAAAAGGTCCCCCTCCAAACTCTAAATGTCAAAAGCAAATGCTAAATTAATACCAGAGTCAGTGCTGACCTTCTTCCTCATTAACCACATTCAAgatctgtgtatttttttaatcactaCTCCAAGTTTGCctatacattttcaaatattaaactaCAGCAGTTAATAGCTAAACCGGGGAGTTCACTTAGTATTGATTGAGCATCCAAACGTATCTCAAGAATGTACCATATTTGAATTCGCCAATTCAGGTGTCCTCTCACCACTGGATCCTCAGCACCCAGCAAAATA
Above is a window of Eschrichtius robustus isolate mEscRob2 chromosome 6, mEscRob2.pri, whole genome shotgun sequence DNA encoding:
- the CLDN16 gene encoding claudin-16, translated to MGPGLTAAHVSLADRLFVKMRDLFQYVACFFAFFSTGFLVVATWTDCWTVNADDSLEVSTKCRGLWWECVTNAFDGIRTCDEYDSIFAEHSLKLVVTRALMITADILAGFGFITLLLGLDCVKLFPDEPYIKVRICFVAGTTLLIAGAPGIIGSVWYAVDVYVERSSLVLHNIFIGIQYKFGWSCWLGMAGSLGCFLAGAVLTCCLYIFKDVGPERNYPYSRRKAYSTTAVSMAPSYAAPRTQTAKMYAVDTRV